One genomic region from Spirulina subsalsa PCC 9445 encodes:
- a CDS encoding UDP-N-acetylmuramoyl-L-alanyl-D-glutamate--2,6-diaminopimelate ligase: MTTLKALLAQVPNLGQLPEHPALEAEVKGLSTNSHACQAGDLFMGMPGTRVDGGEFWESAIASGAVAALISPEAAAKCPPQEACVIVVPDMVEVCAQVADLFYQQPAQQLNMVGVTGTNGKTTTTHLIEHFLRGVNKPTALLGTLYVRWQGYEETAVHTTPFAVDLQGQLATALQAGSEYAVMEVSSHALVQGRVKQCPFEVAVFTNLTQDHLDFHGTMENYYQAKALLFSPEYLKGRAIINQDDPYGQRLIESLPPQKVWRYSVTDASADLWMSDLSYEATGVKGMLHSPQGEIEFQSPLVGQFNLANFLAATGAALHLGVSLPEIVRLLTQFPGVPGRMERVQIRPEQDISVIVDYAHTPDSLENLLQASRPFIAGKAICVFGCGGDRDRTKRPKMGKIAADLADVAVVTSDNPRTEDPEQILRDVVAGIDPSRNPVVIGDRATAIRQAILDAQPGDGVLIAGKGHEDYQILGTEKIHFDDREQAREALQMRFSR; encoded by the coding sequence GGGCAACTCCCGGAACACCCGGCACTAGAGGCTGAAGTAAAAGGACTTTCGACTAATTCCCACGCTTGTCAAGCGGGGGATTTGTTTATGGGGATGCCGGGGACGCGAGTAGATGGGGGGGAATTCTGGGAAAGTGCGATCGCCTCTGGAGCCGTTGCCGCCCTCATTAGCCCGGAAGCGGCGGCGAAATGCCCCCCGCAAGAGGCCTGTGTGATTGTTGTTCCCGATATGGTGGAGGTCTGCGCCCAAGTCGCTGACCTTTTCTATCAACAGCCCGCCCAACAATTAAACATGGTGGGGGTGACGGGAACCAATGGGAAAACCACCACTACCCATTTAATTGAACACTTTTTACGAGGGGTTAATAAACCTACCGCCCTGTTAGGGACGTTATATGTGCGTTGGCAAGGCTACGAGGAAACGGCCGTCCATACGACCCCCTTCGCGGTGGATTTACAAGGCCAATTAGCCACCGCGTTACAGGCCGGGAGCGAGTACGCGGTGATGGAGGTCAGTTCCCATGCTTTGGTACAGGGACGGGTCAAACAATGTCCCTTTGAGGTGGCCGTGTTTACCAATTTGACGCAGGATCACCTAGATTTCCATGGAACGATGGAGAATTATTATCAGGCCAAGGCGTTACTCTTTAGCCCAGAATATTTAAAGGGACGGGCGATTATTAATCAAGATGACCCCTATGGACAACGGTTAATTGAGAGTTTACCCCCACAGAAAGTCTGGCGCTATAGTGTCACCGATGCCTCGGCGGATTTGTGGATGAGCGATTTAAGCTATGAGGCCACAGGAGTTAAGGGGATGTTACACAGCCCCCAAGGAGAGATCGAATTTCAATCCCCGTTAGTGGGTCAGTTTAATTTAGCCAACTTTTTGGCGGCAACGGGGGCGGCGCTCCATTTGGGGGTCAGTTTACCCGAGATTGTGCGACTCTTAACCCAGTTTCCGGGGGTGCCGGGGCGCATGGAACGGGTGCAAATTCGCCCAGAACAGGATATTAGTGTGATTGTGGATTATGCCCATACGCCGGATAGTTTAGAAAACCTTTTGCAAGCGTCCCGGCCGTTTATTGCGGGGAAAGCGATTTGTGTGTTTGGCTGTGGGGGAGATCGCGATCGCACCAAGCGCCCCAAAATGGGCAAAATTGCCGCCGATTTAGCCGATGTGGCCGTAGTCACTTCCGACAATCCTCGCACGGAAGATCCCGAACAAATTTTGCGGGATGTGGTGGCGGGGATTGATCCTAGTCGGAATCCGGTGGTGATTGGCGATCGCGCTACCGCCATCCGTCAGGCCATCCTCGACGCACAACCGGGAGATGGGGTACTCATTGCCGGAAAGGGTCACGAAGACTATCAAATCCTCGGCACAGAAAAGATCCACTTTGACGACCGAGAACAAGCCCGAGAAGCCCTACAGATGCGGTTTTCCCGTTAA
- a CDS encoding lasso peptide biosynthesis B2 protein, whose amino-acid sequence MSWWKLVRGKVRTYGGLSGRSRFCFFFALFALPPVSLSLKVLGLKRTQALLNSLPIFPLEDGALPTTAEMVKVAARYTRTSCLPQALVLKALLRCQGVESLLRIGVRREGEQLEAHAWVEVQGQPLNQEAEVYQEYQVFAPLTGKPHL is encoded by the coding sequence ATGAGTTGGTGGAAGTTAGTGAGGGGGAAGGTTAGGACTTATGGGGGGTTATCTGGGCGATCGCGCTTTTGTTTCTTCTTCGCCCTCTTCGCCTTGCCCCCTGTTTCACTCTCCCTTAAGGTTTTGGGGCTAAAACGCACCCAAGCCCTCCTGAATTCCCTCCCCATCTTCCCCCTAGAGGATGGGGCTTTACCCACGACGGCGGAAATGGTCAAGGTGGCCGCCCGTTACACCAGAACCTCCTGTTTACCCCAAGCCCTAGTTCTAAAAGCCCTCCTGCGCTGTCAGGGGGTGGAGAGTCTGTTACGGATTGGGGTGAGACGGGAAGGAGAACAACTAGAAGCCCATGCTTGGGTTGAGGTACAGGGTCAACCCTTAAATCAAGAGGCTGAAGTTTATCAAGAGTATCAGGTGTTTGCCCCGTTAACGGGAAAACCGCATCTGTAG
- a CDS encoding PqqD family protein, whose amino-acid sequence MMLTQRVTLAPDVLMQDLAGEAVLLNLNNEQYFGLDEIGTRMLEVLQESGSIAEASEVLVEEYDVEIERLKADLLKFVNELLAYELVEVSEGEG is encoded by the coding sequence ATGATGCTTACCCAACGAGTAACCTTGGCTCCAGATGTTTTGATGCAGGATTTAGCGGGAGAGGCGGTCTTGCTTAATTTGAACAATGAACAGTATTTTGGTTTAGATGAAATCGGCACGCGAATGTTAGAGGTGCTGCAAGAGTCGGGTTCTATTGCTGAAGCGTCGGAGGTTCTGGTGGAAGAGTATGATGTGGAGATAGAACGGCTAAAAGCCGATCTTCTCAAGTTTGTGAATGAGTTATTAGCTTATGAGTTGGTGGAAGTTAGTGAGGGGGAAGGTTAG
- a CDS encoding Hsp20/alpha crystallin family protein, giving the protein MALIRWQPFAEMETLRHQMDQLFDEITQKTYTPSALWKPAIELKDTEDKLILQVQLPGITPDDLDINVTREAVSIQGEYRSSEQSEDKGLYHSEFRYGQFKRVIPLPIAIQNEQVTASFEQGILTLTLPKVTEAVNRVVKVKLNGDNSSNSQLPSDS; this is encoded by the coding sequence ATGGCTTTAATTCGTTGGCAACCCTTCGCAGAAATGGAAACCCTTCGTCACCAAATGGATCAACTTTTTGACGAAATCACCCAAAAAACCTACACCCCATCTGCTTTGTGGAAACCCGCCATTGAACTGAAAGATACGGAAGATAAACTGATTTTACAAGTTCAATTACCGGGCATTACCCCCGATGATCTAGATATTAATGTGACCCGCGAAGCCGTTTCTATTCAAGGGGAATATCGCAGCAGCGAACAAAGCGAAGACAAAGGACTGTATCACTCCGAATTCCGGTATGGTCAGTTTAAACGGGTTATTCCTCTCCCTATTGCCATCCAAAATGAGCAAGTCACCGCTAGCTTTGAGCAGGGAATTTTAACGCTTACTTTGCCCAAAGTGACAGAAGCTGTAAACCGAGTCGTTAAAGTAAAACTGAATGGAGACAATAGCTCTAATTCTCAGCTTCCATCCGATTCCTAA